In the Deinococcus apachensis DSM 19763 genome, one interval contains:
- a CDS encoding NfeD family protein, with product MDIYLLCLLVGGGLLAASLLGGHHGDLNAGDGVGHGPDLHDLASWFSLRSLVSFAAFFGLAGVVGGLAGLSGPGRLTVALVTGLAVGALTSLAFRVARTRGEVSAAAGRMAGRTGKVLVPPAPGRPGKVALTVAGQIEHVLARSDDPLHAGDPVIVIGTQGGVLDVKAWDGRVA from the coding sequence ATGGACATCTATCTGCTGTGCCTGCTCGTGGGCGGTGGCCTGCTCGCCGCGTCGCTGCTCGGCGGGCACCACGGCGATCTGAACGCAGGTGATGGGGTGGGGCACGGGCCAGACCTGCACGACCTCGCCTCGTGGTTCTCGTTGCGCTCGCTGGTCAGCTTCGCGGCCTTTTTCGGGCTGGCGGGGGTGGTGGGCGGACTGGCGGGATTATCGGGACCGGGTCGCTTGACCGTGGCGCTCGTGACCGGGCTGGCGGTGGGGGCCTTGACCTCGCTCGCCTTCCGGGTGGCGCGCACCCGCGGCGAGGTGAGCGCGGCGGCGGGGCGAATGGCGGGCCGGACCGGGAAAGTGCTCGTGCCCCCCGCGCCAGGCCGTCCGGGCAAGGTCGCGCTGACGGTCGCCGGGCAGATCGAACATGTGCTGGCCCGCAGCGACGACCCCCTGCACGCCGGGGACCCAGTCATCGTCATCGGGACGCAGGGCGGCGTGCTGGACGTGAAAGCCTGGGACGGGCGCGTGGCGTGA